Proteins encoded in a region of the Vibrio ponticus genome:
- a CDS encoding OmpA family protein yields the protein MKKLAVVISATLAMTAGAANAAPYLGAKAGYSWLNDECVAGQACSDDDSASGGIFGGYEFNDFLALEAGWDYLGKFTAAGLNDDSVDAFTLAPKLTFGLTDAVDVYGKFGGAYVNYGDESDESFLGALGVEFDVMENGKVRVEYQALTDINNDITRAFANTASIGFAYSFGGNDEAQPEPVVEEEVMVEEVVETVVMTKTFDATLLDTETFALNSSKLKPGSESKLDELVQLLNQYPQAQVEIVGYTDSSGAAEYNQKLSEKRAQSVAAVLADRGIDSNRMTVSGEGENNPIASNETSEGRSQNRRVEISVPEFEYTVEQ from the coding sequence TGAAAAAACTAGCAGTGGTAATTTCAGCAACGCTTGCGATGACAGCAGGTGCAGCAAACGCAGCGCCATACCTTGGTGCAAAAGCCGGTTACTCATGGCTCAACGATGAGTGCGTAGCAGGTCAAGCGTGTAGTGATGACGATTCTGCATCAGGCGGTATCTTCGGTGGTTACGAATTTAATGACTTCCTAGCACTAGAAGCGGGTTGGGACTACCTAGGTAAATTTACTGCAGCGGGTCTGAATGATGACAGCGTGGATGCATTTACTCTGGCACCAAAACTCACGTTTGGTTTGACTGACGCAGTAGATGTGTACGGTAAGTTTGGTGGTGCATACGTTAACTACGGCGACGAGAGTGACGAGTCTTTCCTTGGCGCACTAGGTGTTGAATTTGATGTGATGGAAAACGGTAAAGTACGCGTTGAATATCAAGCTCTGACTGATATTAACAATGACATTACTCGTGCTTTTGCCAACACAGCATCGATTGGTTTTGCTTACAGCTTTGGCGGTAACGATGAAGCTCAGCCTGAGCCAGTTGTTGAAGAAGAAGTGATGGTTGAAGAAGTGGTTGAAACCGTTGTCATGACCAAAACTTTTGATGCAACCCTACTAGATACCGAAACCTTTGCGCTGAATAGCAGCAAGCTTAAGCCAGGCAGCGAGTCTAAACTGGACGAGCTAGTACAACTACTAAACCAGTATCCACAAGCTCAAGTTGAGATCGTTGGTTACACTGACTCTTCAGGTGCCGCTGAGTACAACCAAAAACTGTCTGAAAAACGTGCCCAGTCTGTTGCGGCAGTACTGGCTGACCGTGGCATTGATTCAAATCGTATGACAGTAAGCGGTGAAGGTGAGAATAACCCAATCGCAAGTAACGAAACGAGCGAAGGTCGTTCGCAAAACCGTCGCGTAGAGATCTCTGTTCCTGAGTTTGAGTACACAGTAGAGCAGTAA
- a CDS encoding Fe3+-citrate ABC transporter substrate-binding protein, producing MPKSNLTTNTGHRFISKAKTAYKIHIHTPEDTVLHRSVGFIKLGEKKGLQKAIKLRNELGSEMWGKFWRRLLKDPYLMTRLPHSLEPKIIYKPRPTKDNPDAKDECYIAAWRNYDENGKLIYKSVVCSINKHGRLAAYSKTKKALLEANKDNLEILEFMGRLSSIDLK from the coding sequence ATGCCAAAGAGCAATTTAACAACAAACACCGGACACCGGTTTATTTCCAAAGCTAAGACTGCCTACAAAATTCATATTCACACCCCGGAAGATACCGTGCTGCATCGTTCTGTCGGTTTTATCAAATTGGGGGAGAAGAAAGGTCTGCAAAAAGCCATCAAGCTCCGCAATGAGCTTGGCAGTGAGATGTGGGGAAAATTTTGGCGCCGCTTGCTTAAAGATCCCTACCTAATGACCCGCCTGCCCCACTCATTGGAACCGAAAATCATCTATAAGCCCCGCCCGACTAAGGACAACCCAGACGCTAAAGATGAATGCTATATCGCGGCTTGGCGAAATTATGATGAAAATGGCAAGTTAATCTATAAAAGCGTAGTTTGCTCAATCAACAAGCACGGACGGTTAGCTGCCTATAGCAAGACCAAAAAAGCACTGCTTGAGGCGAATAAAGATAATCTCGAAATCCTCGAGTTTATGGGCAGATTAAGCAGTATTGACCTGAAATAA
- a CDS encoding flagellar assembly protein FlgT, translated as MKKSIFSLSLSLVLSLASTLSHAAWYEVTGMATVVASEDAARIHALEDAIYKAVNFSGADIGSIANLRPLLEDGRKEYQFTNHEVRYILVEQQKIYNDVMFVKARIDIYPSATGCHVDQYKKTFLVGNIDLDSPQQAVMGQIYSLGDDFAQVINRQLDQESTSFVSVGTTDYEISKRYPERLKMIAEDTGAQYIIGGNITDLTATIEQNLLKADVINRQFAMELTVFDGKTGSEVYTRNYREVARWPFPKTSQVDTRSARFWASTYGEMMLRVSRNVMLDLESEVSCKITLPEIIAKWGNTITMNLGRLHGVHEGDKLQLWHTGSFIDQRGLPRNKVSETDITLTVSRVYESEAELTVDQPELANSIQIGDVMHKIIH; from the coding sequence ATGAAAAAATCGATCTTCAGTCTCTCTTTAAGCCTAGTGCTGAGCCTAGCTTCTACGCTCTCACACGCTGCTTGGTATGAAGTGACTGGTATGGCAACCGTTGTTGCCTCTGAAGATGCGGCACGTATTCATGCGCTAGAAGACGCTATTTATAAAGCGGTGAACTTCTCTGGCGCAGATATTGGCAGTATCGCTAATTTACGTCCGCTACTGGAAGATGGTCGTAAGGAGTATCAGTTTACCAACCATGAAGTTCGCTACATCCTCGTTGAACAACAAAAGATCTATAACGATGTCATGTTCGTTAAAGCACGCATTGATATTTATCCATCGGCAACAGGTTGCCACGTTGATCAATATAAAAAGACGTTTCTGGTCGGCAACATTGACCTCGATTCACCTCAGCAAGCGGTAATGGGACAAATTTATAGCCTCGGCGACGACTTTGCCCAAGTAATCAACCGACAGTTAGATCAAGAGTCCACCAGCTTTGTCTCTGTCGGCACCACAGACTATGAAATCAGCAAGCGTTATCCTGAGCGTCTTAAGATGATTGCCGAAGATACCGGTGCGCAATACATTATCGGTGGCAATATTACCGACTTAACCGCGACGATTGAGCAAAACTTGCTGAAAGCAGATGTAATCAACCGTCAGTTTGCCATGGAACTCACGGTGTTTGACGGTAAGACAGGAAGCGAAGTGTACACTCGTAACTACCGCGAAGTTGCCCGCTGGCCTTTCCCAAAAACCAGCCAAGTGGATACCCGCAGTGCTCGCTTTTGGGCTTCTACCTATGGTGAGATGATGTTGCGCGTGAGTCGTAACGTGATGCTCGATTTAGAATCCGAAGTCTCCTGTAAGATCACGCTGCCAGAGATTATCGCTAAATGGGGTAACACCATAACCATGAATCTTGGTCGTCTTCATGGTGTACACGAAGGCGATAAACTACAGCTTTGGCATACCGGCTCATTTATTGATCAGCGCGGCTTGCCACGCAATAAGGTGAGCGAAACCGATATCACGCTGACAGTCTCTCGCGTCTATGAAAGTGAAGCGGAGCTGACCGTGGATCAGCCAGAGCTAGCCAACAGCATTCAAATTGGCGATGTGATGCATAAGATCATCCATTAA